A region from the Terriglobales bacterium genome encodes:
- a CDS encoding protein-L-isoaspartate(D-aspartate) O-methyltransferase, with protein sequence MSAVAQPDPWHPRRVAMVEVQLRQRGLRDARVLAAMEKVPRHEFVAPGLRDQAYEDHPLPIGCGQTISQPYIVGAMLEALALLPEDVVLEIGTGCGYQTAVLAELCGQVYSMELFAELAAGARQVLERLGYDHVNVLVGDGTLGLPDRAPFDAIVVSAAAPHVPAPLFQQLKEGGRMIIPVGPELLQELQLVRKLGGKPEISHLDGCRFVPLVGKEGFAGEY encoded by the coding sequence ATGTCGGCTGTCGCCCAACCCGATCCCTGGCATCCCCGGCGCGTGGCCATGGTGGAAGTGCAGTTGCGGCAGCGTGGGCTGCGCGACGCGCGCGTGCTGGCCGCCATGGAGAAAGTGCCACGGCACGAGTTCGTGGCGCCCGGCCTGCGCGACCAGGCCTACGAAGACCATCCTCTGCCCATCGGCTGCGGCCAGACCATCTCCCAGCCCTACATCGTGGGCGCCATGCTGGAGGCCCTGGCTCTCCTTCCTGAGGACGTCGTGCTCGAGATCGGGACCGGCTGCGGCTACCAGACCGCGGTACTGGCGGAACTCTGCGGGCAGGTGTACAGCATGGAGCTGTTCGCCGAACTGGCCGCCGGCGCGCGGCAGGTGCTGGAGCGGCTGGGCTACGACCACGTGAACGTGCTCGTGGGCGACGGCACGCTGGGCCTGCCCGACCGCGCCCCCTTCGACGCGATCGTGGTTTCGGCGGCGGCGCCCCACGTTCCCGCACCGCTCTTCCAGCAGTTGAAGGAGGGCGGGCGCATGATCATTCCCGTGGGTCCCGAACTCCTGCAGGAGCTGCAGCTCGTCCGCAAGCTGGGAGGGAAGCCCGAAATCTCTCATCTCGACGGCTGCCGCTTCGTGCCCCTTGTGGGCAAGGAGGGCTTCGCCGGAGAATACTGA